The window AAACTCCCCAATGATATTGAGTTGGTTCTCAGTCCTGAGATGTCGCTCAAGGAGTTTGGTCAGAAAAATGATCTACCGAATCCGGTCTTAAAAAAAGTTTTCCAGCTTCAACAGAAGCAGGATTTGCAAAAAAAGCTTTCTGAAACCGGAATCGCACTTGCCGATATTGAACGGAAAATAAAAAGAGCTGCTGCTCTGGAAGAAGAACATCAGTCCAAGAACTGGATCAAAATTCCGGTGAAATTTGGGCTCTGGTTTATCTTCCTTGGGCTTTGTTTTCACCTGATCCGTAAAGGAAAAATAACACCTGGGGCAAGGAAGATTCTTTATCTGACAGCCGTTGTCCTCTTCGGTGTTATCCTGGGCGCTGATCCCGGCGCAATGGGTACCATCAAGGATGCCATCGCCCTCTATGGTGCCAAAGGAGTAATTTTTCCGCCGAGGATGATCGCGATGACGGTCTTCCTTCTCCTGGTTCTGCTGGCCAATAAATTTATCTGCGGCTGGGGCTGCCAGCTCGGCACCTTGCAGGATCTTATCTTCCGGCTGAATCGCGAGAAAAAGGAGAGAAAGAGCATCTTCCCACAGTTCAGATTGCCCTTTGTGCTGACGAACGCTGTGCGCATCGTCTTTTTTATCGCCTTTACCCTGATTGCCTTTGCCTGGGCCACGGACATCATAGACCCTATTGATCCGTTTAAAATCTTCAAGCCCGCAATGATCAAGCCGTTGGGCTGGGGTTTTATTCTCGGCATCCTCATCCTGAGCCTTTTTGTCTACCGGCCTTGGTGTCAGCTCTTCTGCCCCTTTGGTCTGGTGGGCTGGCTTGTGGAGAAGGCTTCCATCTTCAAGGTGAAGGTCAACTATGATACCTGCATCGGCTGCGAGGCATGCACCAAGGCCTGTCCATCCACCGCAATGGAGGCTATTTTAAAACAGGAAAAAACAATTCCTGATTGTTTTTCCTGCGCTTCGTGCATAGATGTATGTCCGACAGGGTCTGTGCAATTCCAGGCGGGAAAACGGGAAAAGCCGCCTGAAGGAAAGTTTACAGGTAAAAAAGTAAGCAGGAGCTGACAAATGCCATACGGTACATTCGGATCAATTGCAGAAGTTGCCAGAGAATTTGATATTACAGTCAGTGGCAGCACCGCTTTTGTTGAGAAATTACAAATAGAAATTCCTGATTATCATCTCAATAATCTTGAAAAGAAGCTGGTTGATGATCTGAACTTTATCAATGAAGTGACCATTTGTGAAAGGATCATCAGCCCTATTCTGGAGCTGGTGTCGGACCAGTATGAATCGCTGAATCTCTGGTCTCATGTACCCTATAACGTGGATCAGGCAAAGGGCTTGGTTGGCGAGCCTGATTACCTGGTAGCTCCAAAAACAAAGTATGGCGACATGGGAATCCCGCCGCTCTGTATTGTTGAGGCAAAGAAAGATAATTTTGAAGAGGGCTGGACTCAGGCTCTGGCGGAAATGGTTGCCGCTTCCCTGCAAGGCGCCACGACCTCTTACGGCGTTGTGACAACGGGTAATACCTGGGCATTTGGTAAGCTGGAACAACAAGTGTTTACCAGAGATCCGAAGAAATTTTCAGCTACGGTTGACTTGCAGGAAATATTTGAGGTATTGAATTG is drawn from Candidatus Electrothrix aestuarii and contains these coding sequences:
- a CDS encoding 4Fe-4S dicluster domain-containing protein, with amino-acid sequence MTAKTRVFFLLSLLLITVIGTSHISTKIWGGKPEKLPNDIELVLSPEMSLKEFGQKNDLPNPVLKKVFQLQQKQDLQKKLSETGIALADIERKIKRAAALEEEHQSKNWIKIPVKFGLWFIFLGLCFHLIRKGKITPGARKILYLTAVVLFGVILGADPGAMGTIKDAIALYGAKGVIFPPRMIAMTVFLLLVLLANKFICGWGCQLGTLQDLIFRLNREKKERKSIFPQFRLPFVLTNAVRIVFFIAFTLIAFAWATDIIDPIDPFKIFKPAMIKPLGWGFILGILILSLFVYRPWCQLFCPFGLVGWLVEKASIFKVKVNYDTCIGCEACTKACPSTAMEAILKQEKTIPDCFSCASCIDVCPTGSVQFQAGKREKPPEGKFTGKKVSRS